The Mangrovimonas cancribranchiae nucleotide sequence TAAAGAAAACGACGGGAAGTATCCCCAACGTTTACCATCGGCAAACTGTGAAGAGCCATCGGCTCTAAAAGTGGCATTTAATAAATATTTTTCTTTGTAATCGTAGCTTAACCTACCAAAATAGGACATGCGTTTTACAATGTTTTCTGGTCCACCAGATAATGAAATATTAGCGCCTTCGGTATTGGTTGCTGTACTTAACCAAGCATTGGCTAAATCGTCGTAAATAACTTGTGTATTAGAACCAGACATAAAGTGCCCATCATATTTAAATGACGATGTTCCTACCATTGCAGAAAAATTATGTTGATCTTCATCTCCTAAATTAAAATCGTATGTTAATAAGTTATCCCAAATCAAGCTTTTACCTTTATTCATGTATTGCGAAACGTTTCTTACTCTATTAAATGAGTAAATAGAAAGCTCGTATAGTGGGGTAAAAGAATGCCCTTGTGAAGCATAGTAATCGATACCTAAACTAGTTCTAAAGTTTAAGTTTTTCATTAATTCGAAGTTGAAATACACATTACCTACTAGCTTTTGCTCGTCAGATTCGTTCTGGTTAGAATACACCATTTGTGCGTATGGGTTAGACACGCCTTGCAACCAAGGTTCGTTGTAACCTGTTGTATTAAAATATTCACCATTTTGATTGTAAACTGGTAAAAGCGGATTGGTTTGAAAAGCTGGTCGTAAGGCATTATTATACTGCCCGCCTACACCTATACCATTTCTATTTATCCAGGCATAACTAAAGTTTTCACCAAAGGTGATTTTATCTTTATACAATTTATGCTCTGAATTAAAACGGATGTTATATCGTTCGTAAAAGGAATTATCCTTTCCGCCTACAATACCTTCTTGATTTAAATATGATAATGAAGAAGAGTATGTTGATTTTTCTGATCCACCAGAAACACCTAAGGTATAATTTTCGGTAGCTGCATTATCTTCAAACATCTCATCCATCCAATTCGTTCCTACACCTGCATTTGCAATATCTTCATTAGAATATATCATGGAGCTACCAGAGTTTAAAGCAGCCTCATTCATAATTGTCATATATTCTGTAGCATTTAACAAATCGACCTCTTTTGCTAAAGTTTGGATACCGTAGTACTGATCGAAAGTAATTTTGGCATCGCCTTTTTTTCCTTTTTTGGTTGTAACTAAAACAACTCCATTTGCTGCTTGCGAACCATAAATTGCCGCAGAGGCTGCGTCTTTTAAAATAGAGATACTTTCAATGTCTGCATTATTAAGGTATGAAATATCTCCTGTTTGAACACCATCTACTATATACAACGGCGAGTTATTACCTATAGTTCCTAACCCTCTAATAACAACATTCAATCCTTCTCCTGGTTGCCCTGAACTAGATGTAATTTGTACACCTGCAGCTTGCCCTTGCATAGCCTGTAAAGCATTAGTGGTGCTCTGCTTTTGTAACGACTCACCTTCTAATTGCAAGTTGGCTCCTGTTGTTAAATCCTTCTTTTTAACACCGTAACCAATTAAAACGACTTCCTCTAGCGCTTCTGTGCTTGGTTGTAATTGTACTGAAAGTGTGGTTTGGTTTTGCACATTTACTTCTTGAGTTGTATACCCTAAGTAACTAATTTGCAAAACAGCATTAGATAGCACTTCTATTGTAAAGTTACCATCAAAATCTGTCGAAGTTCCTTTGCCTTCCATGCCCATAACAACAACTGCTGCTCCTGGTATAGGCATACCGTCTGAAGCATCGGTTACTGTTCCAGACACTGTAATGTTGCTTTGCGCAAAAGTTGATTGCACACTAAAAAGTAAGAGCAACATTGTTATACTTAAGGTAAGTAAACCCGAAGAATAATAAAATCTACTTCTCATAATTTAAAAGATTAGTTAATTATATTGACTATTTTAAATAATACTAATAAGCGTTAGCAATAATTTGCTCGTACAATTCTTGCTTTCCACTTATTTGTTTTGGTTCTCCTTTTGATTTGGCTATAGCACTTAAATCTTCAAGGTTTAAGTTGCCTTGTTCGAATTTTGCACCATTTCCATTATCAAAAGATTGATAGCGTTCTTCTCTTAATTTTTTATAGTTTGTATTTTTCAATACATGATCGGCACAAATTAATCCTCTAGCAAAAGCATCCATTCCAGATATGTGAGCGATAAACCTATCGTCTAAATCTGTAGAGTTTCTTCTTACTTTAGCATCAAAGTTAATTCCACCACCTTTAATTCCGCCGCCTTCTAACAGGACTATCATGGCTTGCGTAATTTCATAAACATTAATTGGAAACTGATCTGTATCCCAACCGTTTTGATAATCGCCACGGTTAGCATCTATACTTCCTAAAAGACCAGCATCGATTGCTACTTGAAGTTCATGTTGAAATGTGTGCCCTGCTAATGTGGCATGATTAACTTCTACATTTAACTTAAAATCATCTTGAAGGTTATATTTATTAATGAAGCCTATTGACGTTGCCGCATCGTAATCGTATTGATGTTTTGTAGGCTCCATTGGTTTTGGCTCTATTAAAAATGTGCCTTTAAACCCTTGTTTTCTTGCATAATCTCTAGACATAGACAAAAACATAGCTAAATGCTCTTGCTCTCTTTTCATATCGGTGTTTAATAAGCTCATGTAGCCTTCTCTTCCGCCCCAAAACACATAGTTTTCTCCGTTTAGTGCTACGGTAGCATCGATAGCTATTTTAGCTTGTGCTCCTGCATAGGCTACAACATCAAAATTTGGATTTGTTGAAGCTCCATTCATGTACCTTGGATTATTAAACAGGTTTGAAGTTCCCCAAAGTAGCTTTATTCCTGTTTCCTGTTGCTTTTGTTTGGCATACTCTACCATGTGCTGAATTCTTTTTTCAAACTCGGCTAAAGTTGGTGCCTCATCAACAAGGTCGATATCGTGAAAACAATAGTATGGAAGCCCTAATTTTGACATAAATTCAAAACCAGCATCCATTTTATGCTTTGCTCTAATTAAAGCATCTTCATTTTTATCCCATGAAAACGTTGCTGTATCAACTCCAAACGGATCGGAACCTTTATCGCATAATGTATGCCAATAAGCCATAGCAAAACGCAAATGCTCTTTAAGCGTTTTTCCTGCTACAATTCTATTCTCATCGTACCATTTAAAAGCTAATGGATTATCACTATCCTTTCCTTCAAAAGGAATGGTATTTATATTTTTAAAGTAGGCTTGTGATGTTATCGTACTCATAATTATTATCTTGAATTTTTATATGTTTTTTCCAGTTTTGATATATATCTTGGTATTGTTTTGAGAGTTTCAAATCGGGCTCTATATGTTCTATAATATTTAAATTTGAAAAGGCTTCTTCTAAGGTGTTAAAATACCCCCAACCGTATGCAGCACCTCTAGCTGCACCCTCTGCACCTGAAGTTTTATAAAGTTCTAATGCTGTTTGAGATGTGTTAGCAAAAATGGATCTGAATACAGGACTTAAAAACAAATTAGCATGCGAGGCTTTAACGATATCTCCAGAAACACCTATTGACTTTATAACATCAAAACCATAATTCATGGCAAACACAATACCTTCACAAGCAGCTCTAACCAAATCTTCAGGTTGATGAATATTAAAGTTCAGGTTTTCAATTCCTGAGTTTACTTCTTTGTTGTTAAAAATTCGCTCAACACCATTACCAAAAGGGTAAAAACGCAAGCCTTTGCTTCCCACTTTGGCTTGAGATGCCATAGAATTTAGCAACTCATATGAAACCATTTCTTTTTTACCAACAGACAATAGTTTTCTAAGCCATTGGTATAAGATTCCTGAGCCGTTTACACAAAGTAATACACCGTTTCGTTTTTCCTCTATTGAATTATTAACATGTAGAAATGTATTTACCTTATTATTTTTATCGTAAGCATTTGTATTAGTAACCGCATATACAACTGCAGAAGTTCCTGCATTTGCCACTACCTCACCTGGTTTTAATGCGCTTAAGGACATCGCGTTGTTAGGCTGATCTCCTGCACGGTAAGTCACCATGGCTTTATTATTGATTCCTAATTGCTTTGCTATCGTGACGTCAACTTTAGCATGATGCCCAAATGTTTCTACAACCTCAGGTATTACTTCATCCGAAATACCCATAGCTTGTAATATTTCTATGGCTGGACGGTTTTCTTTAAAATTCCATAAAGCAGCTTCTGAAAGTCCCGATGTACTGGTTTGTGCAACTCCTGTTAATTTAGCTGCAATAAAATCTCCTGGCAACATCATGTAAGAGGCTTTAGAAAACACCTCTGGTTGATTTTCTTGAACCCATTTAAGCTTGGAAGCCGTAAAATTTCCTGGACTTCCTAAAATCTGGGACTGGCAAACCTCTTCACCTATTAATTGGTAATACTGCCTACCTATTTCTGCCGCCCTACCATCACACCATATAATGGCAGGCCTAACAGGTTCTAGATTAGAATCGACTAAGACTAATCCATGCATTTGATAAGCGATTCCAATACCTTTTATATTTTCGGTTACAACACCATGTTTCTTTTTAAGCTGCTGAATTCCATCTTTAATGTATTCCCACCAAAGATTTGGGTTTTGCTCGCCCCACCCCATTTTAGGTGAGTCAATTTTTGTTTCAAACTCAGGAACAGTTATAGCACATATTTCCTTTTGCTTATCGGCTTCAAACACCGAAAGTTTAATTGATGAACTACCTAAGTCTATTCCTAAAAAGTACATATATTATTAATTATTTTCTTTTTTAGATTGCCACAGCATTTCCATTTCCTCTAAGGTTTTCCCTTTTGTCTCAGGCACAAATTTCCATATAAAGAATGCTGACAACACACCCATTACACCATAAACCCA carries:
- a CDS encoding FGGY family carbohydrate kinase; its protein translation is MYFLGIDLGSSSIKLSVFEADKQKEICAITVPEFETKIDSPKMGWGEQNPNLWWEYIKDGIQQLKKKHGVVTENIKGIGIAYQMHGLVLVDSNLEPVRPAIIWCDGRAAEIGRQYYQLIGEEVCQSQILGSPGNFTASKLKWVQENQPEVFSKASYMMLPGDFIAAKLTGVAQTSTSGLSEAALWNFKENRPAIEILQAMGISDEVIPEVVETFGHHAKVDVTIAKQLGINNKAMVTYRAGDQPNNAMSLSALKPGEVVANAGTSAVVYAVTNTNAYDKNNKVNTFLHVNNSIEEKRNGVLLCVNGSGILYQWLRKLLSVGKKEMVSYELLNSMASQAKVGSKGLRFYPFGNGVERIFNNKEVNSGIENLNFNIHQPEDLVRAACEGIVFAMNYGFDVIKSIGVSGDIVKASHANLFLSPVFRSIFANTSQTALELYKTSGAEGAARGAAYGWGYFNTLEEAFSNLNIIEHIEPDLKLSKQYQDIYQNWKKHIKIQDNNYEYDNITSLL
- the xylA gene encoding xylose isomerase, which produces MSTITSQAYFKNINTIPFEGKDSDNPLAFKWYDENRIVAGKTLKEHLRFAMAYWHTLCDKGSDPFGVDTATFSWDKNEDALIRAKHKMDAGFEFMSKLGLPYYCFHDIDLVDEAPTLAEFEKRIQHMVEYAKQKQQETGIKLLWGTSNLFNNPRYMNGASTNPNFDVVAYAGAQAKIAIDATVALNGENYVFWGGREGYMSLLNTDMKREQEHLAMFLSMSRDYARKQGFKGTFLIEPKPMEPTKHQYDYDAATSIGFINKYNLQDDFKLNVEVNHATLAGHTFQHELQVAIDAGLLGSIDANRGDYQNGWDTDQFPINVYEITQAMIVLLEGGGIKGGGINFDAKVRRNSTDLDDRFIAHISGMDAFARGLICADHVLKNTNYKKLREERYQSFDNGNGAKFEQGNLNLEDLSAIAKSKGEPKQISGKQELYEQIIANAY
- a CDS encoding TonB-dependent receptor; this translates as MRSRFYYSSGLLTLSITMLLLLFSVQSTFAQSNITVSGTVTDASDGMPIPGAAVVVMGMEGKGTSTDFDGNFTIEVLSNAVLQISYLGYTTQEVNVQNQTTLSVQLQPSTEALEEVVLIGYGVKKKDLTTGANLQLEGESLQKQSTTNALQAMQGQAAGVQITSSSGQPGEGLNVVIRGLGTIGNNSPLYIVDGVQTGDISYLNNADIESISILKDAASAAIYGSQAANGVVLVTTKKGKKGDAKITFDQYYGIQTLAKEVDLLNATEYMTIMNEAALNSGSSMIYSNEDIANAGVGTNWMDEMFEDNAATENYTLGVSGGSEKSTYSSSLSYLNQEGIVGGKDNSFYERYNIRFNSEHKLYKDKITFGENFSYAWINRNGIGVGGQYNNALRPAFQTNPLLPVYNQNGEYFNTTGYNEPWLQGVSNPYAQMVYSNQNESDEQKLVGNVYFNFELMKNLNFRTSLGIDYYASQGHSFTPLYELSIYSFNRVRNVSQYMNKGKSLIWDNLLTYDFNLGDEDQHNFSAMVGTSSFKYDGHFMSGSNTQVIYDDLANAWLSTATNTEGANISLSGGPENIVKRMSYFGRLSYDYKEKYLLNATFRADGSSQFADGKRWGYFPSFSLGWVITKENFMEDKANWLSHFKLRASWGQVGNQNAGNFQYLSPIRISNTNYTFGNEEGALTPGSYAYRLANPNIQWETAEELDFGFDARLFNSKLNVTFDWYRKEQKDWLINPSVQATAGADAPWINGGSVINTGAELAVSYRNKIGDDFSYNVSFNGAYNKNEVQQIPNESGVINGDPNQLWDNSPIFYRAEDGHPMGYFWGYETGGVFQTQQQIDSYVSSNGTQIQPDAAPGDLILVDQNGDGVINENDKTEIGDPNPDFTYGFSIGANYKAWDFSLQANGVAGNQLVQSYRNTGQNQNWTTQILDRWHGPGSSNTMPRVTTDNRNYNRFSDIYIKDGDFLRISTVTLGFDIAQAFSKKTMFAEQLRIYFSALNLFTFTEYNGMDPEVGYGPTFTSGVDIGYYPRPRTYMMGLNVKF